A region from the Aegilops tauschii subsp. strangulata cultivar AL8/78 chromosome 5, Aet v6.0, whole genome shotgun sequence genome encodes:
- the LOC109736383 gene encoding uncharacterized protein: MEALKVKMPDLCLLLLMALLLLPGKPWSEGNTCATVSRTYITLLCVRDTCVKHCHSKGYTGGKCVITSLEPRMLVCFCMKPC, from the exons ATGGAGGCTCTCAAGGTCAAGATGCCAGACTTGTGCTTGCTCTTGCTCATGGCACTCCTGTTGCTTCCTGGTAAGCCTT GGTCTGAAGGTAATACCTGCGCGACGGTCAGCCGGACCTACATTACTCTCTTATGTGTGCGTGATACGTGCGTCAAGCACTGCCACAGCAAGGGCTACACAGGAGGGAAGTGCGTGATCACCTCCTTGGAACCTCGCATGTTAGTCTGCTTCTGCATGAAACCCTGCTGA
- the LOC109736375 gene encoding uncharacterized protein: protein MKQDSRMAGNSVNLPHATRRRSTLAFKFLIPFVLVLSVSVIAVTQYFQSISYFLRPLWDTPPKPFTRIPHYYAPNMSMHQLCQLHGWGILSSPRRVFDAVLFSNELDVLEIRYHELFPYVDRFVILEANATFTGIPKSLTFFENLNRFAFASSKIVYDMLPIGELDPDSRRMPFLVEAGHRRALNNLLKRSGIAVGDVLIMADADEIPSPETVQLLKWCDGIPPIMHLELKNYMYSFEYHVDQNSWRTTAHVFTERTKYQHSRQTDLMLADAGWHCSFCFREIKEFAFKMKAYSHADRVKHDIFLNPDRIQRVICNGDNIFDMLPEEYTFSDLFKKMGPIPRSASAVHLPSYLIRNADSYRFLLPGGCLRPG, encoded by the coding sequence ATGAAACAAGACAGTCGCATGGCGGGAAACTCGGTGAATCTGCCTCATgcaactagaagaagaagtactTTGGCTTTCAAGTTCCTGATACCCTTCGTTCTAGTTCTTTCAGTTTCTGTTATTGCTGTCACCCAGTACTTCCAAAGTATCTCCTACTTTCTGCGGCCGCTGTGGGACACACCACCAAAGCCCTTCACCCGTATCCCGCACTACTATGCCCCTAATATGTCCATGCACCAGCTGTGTCAGCTCCATGGCTGGGGCATCCTCTCCTCCCCTCGCCGTGTCTTTGATGCTGTTCTCTTCAGCAATGAGCTCGATGTTCTGGAAATCCGCTACCATGAGCTCTTTCCATATGTTGACAGGTTTGTCATCCTTGAGGCGAATGCTACCTTCACTGGCATCCCAAAGTCACTCACCTTCTTTGAAAACCTCAACCGTTTCGCATTTGCTAGCTCAAAGATTGTCTATGACATGCTTCCCATTGGAGAGTTGGATCCTGATTCTCGCCGAATGCCCTTCCTTGTAGAAGCTGGTCACCGCCGTGCACTTAACAACCTGCTAAAAAGATCAGGCATTGCTGTGGGGGATGTCTTGATCATGGCTGATGCCGATGAGATCCCCAGTCCTGAAACCGTGCAGTTGCTGAAGTGGTGTGATGGAATACCGCCAATCATGCATCTCGAGCTAAAAAACTATATGTACTCCTTTGAATATCATGTGGATCAAAACAGCTGGAGAACGACAGCGCATGTGTTCACCGAGCGGACCAAGTATCAACACTCCCGCCAGACCGACCTGATGCTGGCCGACGCGGGCTGGCACTGCAGCTTCTGCTTCAGGGAGATCAAGGAGTTTGCTTTCAAGATGAAGGCATACAGCCATGCAGACCGGGTGAAACATGACATTTTCCTGAACCCGGACAGGATCCAGAGAGTCATATGCAATGGGGATAACATTTTTGACATGCTGCCTGAGGAGTACACGTTTAGTGATCTCTTCAAGAAGATGGGGCCTATACCGAGGTCAGCGTCCGCTGTTCATCTTCCATCCTATTTGATCAGGAACGCGGACAGCTACAGGTTCTTACTTCCTGGTGGGTGCTTGAGACCGGGCTAA